A genomic segment from Branchiostoma floridae strain S238N-H82 chromosome 7, Bfl_VNyyK, whole genome shotgun sequence encodes:
- the LOC118419004 gene encoding coiled-coil domain-containing protein 43-like, giving the protein MAAAREDGADKFSVWLSGKLQDLNVDHEVYGTYISGILDSAETEEEKNEALVDFLSEFVEEDVEKTCDQIVQTWLRLSAEAAAVGRADQPDKKTVASVMEKQAATIVKKQGNEENAATKQALLAQYAEVSDDEDEGYSYADDTSNSGMMGFKNMNKTNVQQAEKQAREKAKEEVRVKREKDKMQREKDKQKAAERKEKEKKRTQKGERRR; this is encoded by the exons atggcggcggccaGGGAGGATGGCGCGGACAAGTTCTCCGTCTGGCTCTCAGGGAAACTTCAAGACTTGAACGTCGATCACGAGGTGTACGGAACGTACATCAGCGGCATATTAGACTCTGCAGAGACGGAGGAAGAGAAGAACGAGGCTCTGGTCGACTTCTTGTCTGAGTTTGTGGAGGAGGATGTTGAGAAGACGTGTGACCAGATCGTGCAAACATGGCTGCGGCTGAGTGCTGAGGCGGCGGCGGTGGGCAGGGCGGACCAGCCCGACAAGAAAACTGTGGCCAGTGTGATGGAGAAACAGGCGGCAACTATAGTCAAGAAACAGGGCAATGAAGAAAACGCTGCGACCAAACAGGCACTGTTAGCACAG TATGCTGAAGTGTCCGATGATGAAGACGAGGGTTACAGCTACGCCGATGACACCAGTAACAGTGGCATGATGGGCTTCAAGAACATGAACAAAACTAACGTGCAGCAGGCAGAGAAGCAGGCCAGGGAGAAGGCAAAGGAGGAAGTACGAGTCAAAAGGGAGAAAGACAAAATG CAACGAGAGAAGGACAAGCAGAAAGCAGCAGAGCgaaaggagaaggagaagaagcgCACACAGAAGGGGGAGCGGCGCAGATAG
- the LOC118419009 gene encoding small integral membrane protein 7-A-like, whose product MLSDLLLFGTLLVNAGAVLNFNLSKKKGSSSGFDSDDQTPAVTAGDRIREFLLSLQYLRIFIALWNIFIMFCMIVLFGS is encoded by the exons ATGTTGTCTGACCTTCTTTTATTTGGGACGTTACTTGTGAACGCCGGAGCGGTGCTGAACTTCAACCTCAGCAAGAAAAAAG GCAGCAGCAGTGGATTTGACAGTGACGACCAGACCCCGGCCGTGACAGCAGGAGACAGGATACGAGAGTTCCTCCTCAGTCTGCAGTACCTGCGCATCTTCATAGCCCTGTGGAACATCTTCATCATGTTCTGTATGATCGTTCTCTTCGGGTCCTAG
- the LOC118419416 gene encoding ferredoxin-fold anticodon-binding domain-containing protein 1 homolog: MNMERVCEGKVLVLGDGNFSFSVALVQRMATPAHLTATALGGEEEALKQHSEAGNNIQALQDKGATVMFGVDATALTACPRLQGQKFDHIIFNFPHVGRKAPIKRNRELLRKVFISCAELLCAEGHVYVTLCQGQGGTPADQPQRAWHNSWQAVAMAAEAGLILGEVVPFCAEDWEVYAPSGYRSRDKAFHTEGALTHIFRQSCPLAPVTHTAPTLVARVKGRDRLFSRPVALRHKIGRNLHQEENHPVAMVTKQLCSLLEERFGVYHVEMKDFSIVCDSPDINIADTLSDGEGKIRLLQVNEDVTEETSADHSSPTCWYLRPSLTTHLSTVLQTSLQPGVVHVLTGEVYSHCSISTHTCPLQHQLLGVLHLPKHTGDRSGSRQSATVDESSQPHPCTIPGVLSPTPTSDLHQGYESKTQAASNQPEREAHPSELLCIAKCTLEDLKGCSSSDLCSSVSCLEQIVSSILDLDHAPSFSSDGNSVYLSSARSTETSTPVPIGQVFVVNQDILPSCKNPGHTILCFTLNLDMIALLKFNIPDIRLLWTEDEHFYEQFRVQSHPAIPSVTYQEFSKFPPSYSYDISFWENPDADFCEDDFMMLLREVGHDVIKEATVIDRYSQPETGRRSWCYRLTFQAPDRALGTCHVKEIMEELGKRLGQDMGLQVR, encoded by the exons ATGAACATGGAGCGAGTATGTGAGGGTAAGGTGCTGGTGTTGGGGGATGGAAACTTCTCCTTCTCTGTAGCACTAGTACAGAGGATGGCAACCCCAGCACACCTGACAGCCACAGCTCTGGGTGGAGAGGAGGAGGCACTGAAGCAACACTCTGAGGCAGGGAACAACATTCAGGCTCTTCAAGATAAAG GTGCTACAGTCATGTTTGGAGTAGATGCTACAGCCCTGACTGCCTGTCCCAGACTACAAGGCCAGAAGTTTGATCACATCATCTTCAACTTCCCGCATGTCGGGAGAAAGGCACCCATCAAACGCAACAGGGAACTGCTCAGGAAGGTTTTTATAAG CTGTGCAGAGCTCCTGTGTGCTGAAGGTCACGTGTATGTGACCCTATGTCAAGGTCAAGGTGGAACACCTGCTGACCAACCACAGAGGGCGTGGCACAACTCCTGGcaggccgttgccatggcagcggaGGCAGGGTTGATCCTGGGAGAGGTGGTGCCATTTTGTGCAGAGGACTGGGAAGTGTACGCTCCATCTGGGTACAG GAGCAGAGATAAGGCTTTCCACACAGAGGGTGCACTAACACACATCTTCAGACAGAGCTGCCCCCTAGCACCTGTGACACATACTGCACCAACACTGGTAgccagagtaaaaggaagagACAGGCTTTTCTCCAGACCTGTTGCATTAAGGCATAAGATTGGCAG aaacttacaTCAGGAGGAGAACCATCCTGTTGCGATGGTCACCAAACAACTTTGTAGTCTTCTTGAAGAAAGGTTTGGAGTTTATCATGTGGAGATGAAAGACTTTTCTATTGTCTGTGACTCACCTGATATCAACATAGCTG ATACCCTAAGTGATGGGGAGGGGAAGATAAGGCTGCTTCAGGTGAATGAAGATGTTACAGAAGAGACATCAGCTGACCACAGCAGCCCCACATGCTGGTACCTGCGGCCCAGTCTGACAACACACCTGTCTACAGTCCTGCAGACATCACTACAGCCTGGTGTGGTGCATGTACTCACTG GTGAGGTGTACTCCCACTGTTCCATCTccacacacacctgtcctctgCAACACCAACTTCTGGGAGTGTTACACCTTCCTAAACATACCGGAGACAGAAGTGGCAGCAGGCAATCAGCAACAGTGGATGAGTCAAGTCAGCCACACCCATGTACCATACCTGGGGTACTCTCTCCTACACCAACCAGTGACTTGCATCAAGGGTATGAAAGCAAAACCCAAGCTGCCTCCAACCAACCTGAGAGAGAAGCCCACCCCTCTGAACTACTTTGTATAGCAAAATGCACTCTTGAAGATTTGAAAGGTTGTTCTTCCAGTGACTTGTGTTCCTCTGTAAGTTGTCTTGAGCAGATAGTGTCTTCTATTCTAGACTTGGATCATGCCCCATCCTTTTCCTCCGATGGGAATTCTGTTTATCTATCATCTGCTAGAAGTACAGAGACAAGCACTCCTGTCCCAATAGGCCAGGTGTTTGTTGTCAACCAGGATATTTTACCTAGCTGTAAGAACCCTGGGCACACTATTCTGTGCTTCACACTAAACTTAGACATGATAGCACTACTGAAATTCAATATTCCTGACATCAGGTTGTTGTGGACTGAAGACGAGCATTTCTATGAACAGTTCAGGGTTCAGTCCCACCCAGCCATACCATCTGTAACATACCAGGAGTTCAGTAAGTTTCCACCCTCCTACAGTTATGACATCAGTTTCTGGGAGAACCCTGATGCTGACTTCTGTGAGGATGACTTTATGATGTTGTTGCGAGAGGTGGGCCATGATGTAATTAAAGAGGCGACAGTTATTGATCGTTACAGCCAACCAGAGACAGGGAGGAGGAGTTGGTGCTACCGACTGACCTTCCAGGCTCCGGACAGAGCTCTGGGCACTTGTCATGTCAAGGAGATCATGGAAGAACTAGGGAAAAGACTGGGACAAGACATGGGGTTACAAGTCAGATAG
- the LOC118419005 gene encoding WW domain-binding protein 4-like, translated as MADYWKSQPRHFCEFCKCWIADNKPSRDFHEKGKRHKENVERRIKEVREKSEEHWKVQQENKDFLQQMEAAALKAAAKDIASDPSLASQYGIKAPIHRPPSVNIDTGTL; from the exons at GGCTGATTATTGGAAGTCGCAACCGAGACACTTCTGTGAGTTTTGCAAGTGTTGGATAGCTGACAACAAACCT AGCAGAGACTTCCATGAGAAAGGAaagagacataaagaaaatgtgGAGCGCAGGATTAAGGAG GTACGAGAGAAGAGTGAGGAGCACTGGAAAGTCCAGCAGGAGAACAAGGACTTCCTTCAGCAGATGGAGGCA GCTGCTCTAAAGGCTGCTGCCAAGGACATCGCCAGTGACCCTTCCCTGGCCAGTCAGTATGGCATCAAGGCTCCTATCCACCGGCCTCCCAGCGTTAACATAGATACAGGTACgctgtag